DNA from Algisphaera agarilytica:
AGGCGTTAAGGGAAGGGACGTTGAAGCGGCCGGCCCCGAGGGGCCCCGCGTTGAGCTGGATCGAAAAATAGAGTCGGCACGGGCACGTGGTGGCCCGCTTGATGGAATAACGATGGCAGCGCAAAACGCGCTGAAGGTCAGGCCCGCGGGACAATGCCGGTGGATTCGCGGAGGACCAGGTGGGTCGAGAGCGTTTCGTTGATGCGGTCGTTCTTGCCGCGGATGCGTTGGATGAGCCGTTCACACGCCAGGTCGCCCGCCTCGTAGAACGGCAGGTGCACCGTGGTCAGGGCCGGCGTCACGAATTTGGAATACGGGATGTCGTCGAAGCCCACGACCGAGATCTGCTCGGGCACCTTGATGCCGCGCAGGCTCAGGGCACGCATGGCACCGAGCGCCATCTTGTCGTTGCCCGCGAAGATGGCGGTGAGGTCGGGGTGACGTTCGAGTAGTGCGTGGGTCGCAGCGATGCCGTGCTCTTCGGTGAAGTGGCCGTCTTCGAGGAAGGTGTCGTCGAGTTCGGGCGTGCGGTGTTTGAACACATCGATGATGACCCGCGAGGTAAACACGTCCGGCGAGCCGTGGATCAAACCGATCTTGGTGTGGCCCAGCTGCTGGAGATAGGTCATGACCTGGTCCGTGCCCGAGCGGTAGTCGCACACCACCTGATCAACGCCCCAGGAGTCGAACTGGTTATTCACCACAACCATCGGGTGGCCGGCCTTGGCGAAGTCTTTCAGAAAGACGTGGCGGTCGTTGAAGCCGATGCACAACACGCCGTCGACGAATCGCCGGTCGAATAATTCGAGGTGCTTCTTCTCACGGATGAAGTCGGGCTTGGCGGATTCGAGCGTGACCTTGTGGCCCAGGCGTGCGGCGCGGTCGCAGATGCCCGAGATCAGCTCGCCGAAGTACGGGTCGGCCAGGGCGTGGCGGAGCGTCGGCAGCAACACGCCCAGCACCCGGGTGTACTTGCCCGAGAGCGACTGCGCGATGCGGTTGGGCTGATACCCGGCCCGGTCGATGACCTTGCGCACCTTCTCGCGGGTGGCCTGGGTGATCTTGGGGTTGTCGTTCAGGACCATCGAGACCGTCGCGGTGGAGACGCCGGCCTGGCGGGCGATCTCGCGGATGCTCACGCGCTTGGCGGGCTTGGCGCGGGTGATCGGCTCGGAGGGTGCGGCCACCGAAGCACGGGGCGACGCGGGATTTTGGCCGTTGGTAAAGGCTGAGGATGGAGAGGTTGGAGACTTGGCCAAGGCGGGGGCTCACGGGAATCGGTAAACAGGTCGTTTAACAAAAACTTAGGTCAAACCAGCGGTAAATCGAGGGCGGATCGGCCATTAAGGCTTAAAAATTCTCGATCCAAGAGGTCAAAAAATGCTCTATTTCACCTATTTTGACAGAAATGGACTTCAGAAGGGTCGGTATTCAAGAAAAAAACGAAAGGGGTTGACATTTCATTTAAACAGTTTACCATCATGGTTAACAGATTCAAGGTGTTGTTTGAAATTTCTGTGCCCGTCTCATCGAGACCTTTCCGAACGACACCCTTCTTTAAATGGAAGCAAGCGACCTGGATTCGGCAAAAATCTTTTGACTCACCCGTGAGTCCGCCTATAATTCACATACGCTTGGCAACGAATCACTTTCTTTTCTTTTTTGCGTATCTCTGTTCCCTGTTTTTTCATCTTCTGTTGCTAACCGCCCCGCCTCCTCAAACCCACCGTGACACGAACTTTTATCTTCGGCATGCACGGTTAACCGTTTAAATCACTGGACGACACCATGATCACTTCTCCCCCCGCCGCACGTCACATCACCTCGAAGGCATTCACCCTCATCGAACTCCTCGTGGTCATCTCGATCATCGCCCTGCTCATCGGTATCCTCCTGCCGGCACTCGGCGCAGCGCGTAACTCAGCTCGCGATTTAAAGTGTTTGTCCAACGTACGTCAGCTTGGAATCTCTGGCTTTACGTTCGCCACAGAACACAAACAACGCTTTCAGGCGACCAGCGAAGATTATGTGGTCCGCAACACCTCGTTCTACAAATACCAAGACATCAGCCCGACGACCGGCATTATGAAAGACTGGGCCTCGGCGTTAGTTCCCTACCTCGGCGGCAGCCCAAGCTTAGCTTTCGATCAACTCGACCCGGATATGGCTGATTTTTATCTCTGCCCCAATGACCCAACACTCAATGATCAGTTTCCGGGTTACGAGGTGATCATCAATATCGGTTTTAAT
Protein-coding regions in this window:
- a CDS encoding LacI family DNA-binding transcriptional regulator, with translation MAAPSEPITRAKPAKRVSIREIARQAGVSTATVSMVLNDNPKITQATREKVRKVIDRAGYQPNRIAQSLSGKYTRVLGVLLPTLRHALADPYFGELISGICDRAARLGHKVTLESAKPDFIREKKHLELFDRRFVDGVLCIGFNDRHVFLKDFAKAGHPMVVVNNQFDSWGVDQVVCDYRSGTDQVMTYLQQLGHTKIGLIHGSPDVFTSRVIIDVFKHRTPELDDTFLEDGHFTEEHGIAATHALLERHPDLTAIFAGNDKMALGAMRALSLRGIKVPEQISVVGFDDIPYSKFVTPALTTVHLPFYEAGDLACERLIQRIRGKNDRINETLSTHLVLRESTGIVPRA